From the Entomomonas sp. E2T0 genome, one window contains:
- a CDS encoding pyrimidine/purine nucleoside phosphorylase: MIEVNEYFNGTVKSMGFNAEGFPVSVGVMEKGDYEFATGKAEVMRVICGLLTIKLAGQQEWQSYAAGTFFHVPANSKFQVKAKLTTAYLCEYHE; encoded by the coding sequence ATGATAGAGGTAAATGAGTATTTCAATGGTACGGTTAAATCAATGGGATTTAATGCAGAAGGTTTTCCTGTCAGTGTTGGTGTAATGGAAAAAGGTGACTATGAATTTGCTACAGGTAAAGCAGAAGTAATGCGAGTTATTTGTGGTTTATTAACTATTAAATTAGCAGGTCAGCAAGAATGGCAGTCATATGCTGCAGGTACTTTTTTTCATGTGCCGGCTAATAGTAAGTTTCAAGTGAAAGCTAAGCTAACTACAGCTTATCTTTGTGAATATCATGAATAA
- a CDS encoding DUF2726 domain-containing protein, with protein MDTELVLQLLLYPAIALLVLVVVTILVVIFKRAQAWPYQAVPVMSPIEKKFYWHLKNTFPNCHILAQVHLSQVIRPPRGKNELKWLNKIWHMSLDYVILDDSLEMVAVIELDDRSHLLKRRREADQRKNKALKAAGIRLIRIQTSHLPNSVQLFSLLEGKE; from the coding sequence ATGGATACAGAGCTGGTACTGCAACTTCTACTATATCCAGCGATAGCTTTATTGGTTTTAGTGGTTGTGACGATATTGGTTGTTATATTTAAAAGAGCACAAGCATGGCCTTATCAAGCAGTACCAGTGATGTCACCGATTGAGAAAAAGTTTTATTGGCATCTCAAAAATACTTTCCCTAATTGTCATATTCTTGCCCAAGTGCATCTGAGTCAGGTTATTAGACCACCTAGAGGAAAAAATGAGCTAAAGTGGTTAAATAAAATATGGCATATGAGTTTGGATTATGTGATTTTAGATGATAGTTTAGAAATGGTAGCTGTTATTGAGTTAGATGATCGTAGCCATTTGCTAAAAAGAAGGCGAGAAGCGGATCAGCGTAAAAATAAAGCCCTTAAAGCTGCAGGTATAAGGTTAATACGTATTCAAACCAGTCATTTGCCTAATAGTGTACAGTTATTTAGTTTATTAGAAGGTAAAGAATAA
- a CDS encoding tyrosine-protein phosphatase has translation MENIVNMRELGGIVTQQGMQIKTNKLFRSGNPSLASEKDREYLQQLTLDEVIDFRSDNEKRNSEQVFAEYFNWVAQPIFTGDLSGFFGSGLTKKKAVRAMHDVYRRFPIEFQHQFRYLLKQAEQGKTMLYHCTAGKDRTGFASLLLLSALSVDFETILEDYLYSNKAVAGLKRQIADFMDNEIDNEALNAILGVSPEYLDHSLQMINKDYGGVDRYLTHTLDIDIKAIRDHYLEG, from the coding sequence GTGGAAAATATTGTTAATATGCGTGAGTTGGGAGGTATTGTTACCCAACAAGGTATGCAAATAAAAACTAATAAGTTATTTAGATCGGGTAACCCTAGCTTAGCTAGTGAGAAGGATCGTGAATATTTACAACAGTTAACTCTCGATGAAGTTATAGATTTTCGTAGTGATAACGAAAAACGTAATTCAGAGCAAGTGTTTGCTGAATATTTTAATTGGGTAGCACAACCAATTTTTACAGGTGACTTAAGTGGCTTTTTTGGTAGTGGTCTTACTAAAAAGAAAGCTGTACGGGCAATGCATGATGTTTATCGACGTTTTCCTATAGAGTTTCAGCATCAGTTTCGTTATTTATTAAAACAGGCTGAGCAGGGTAAAACGATGCTTTATCACTGTACAGCTGGAAAAGATCGTACTGGATTTGCATCATTACTTTTATTGTCAGCATTAAGTGTTGATTTTGAGACAATTTTAGAAGATTACTTATATTCTAATAAAGCAGTGGCAGGATTAAAAAGGCAAATTGCTGATTTTATGGATAATGAAATTGATAATGAAGCATTAAATGCTATATTAGGTGTTTCGCCAGAGTATTTAGATCATTCATTACAAATGATTAATAAGGATTATGGTGGCGTTGATAGATACTTAACCCATACGCTAGATATAGACATAAAAGCTATTCGTGATCACTACTTAGAGGGTTAA